In Neokomagataea tanensis, one genomic interval encodes:
- a CDS encoding integration host factor subunit alpha, with translation MDTVTRSTLVEKIHAHVGLSRHDSSRVLETVLEQVSEQLSQGETVKLSGFGTFSVRRKSERVGRNPKTGVEVPILPRAVLVFRPSQLLRNRLNNDKVMSLGHDQQGDD, from the coding sequence ATGGATACCGTGACGCGTTCAACGCTTGTTGAGAAAATACATGCTCATGTCGGGCTATCCCGGCATGACTCCTCGCGTGTTCTAGAGACTGTCCTCGAGCAGGTGAGCGAGCAATTATCGCAGGGGGAAACCGTCAAGCTAAGCGGCTTCGGTACCTTCTCCGTTCGTCGTAAATCTGAGCGTGTAGGGCGCAATCCCAAAACCGGGGTTGAAGTGCCTATCCTACCGCGCGCTGTACTGGTCTTCAGGCCATCTCAGCTTTTGCGTAATCGGCTTAATAATGACAAGGTAATGTCACTTGGGCATGATCAGCAAGGCGATGACTGA